In Chryseobacterium turcicum, a single window of DNA contains:
- a CDS encoding anthranilate synthase component II: MTNIKPSTNNQQPTTKILVFDNYDSFTYNLVQMIEQITNQKVDVYRNDEISLEEIEKYDKIILSPGPGIPEEAGILLDLIKKYAPTKSILGVCLGQQAIAEAFGGSLINLTEIYHGVATEAIQISEHKLFNDLPQTLEVGRYHSWAVNPENFPDELEITSTDSKGMIMSLKHKTYDVHGVQYHPESILTPDGKKIIENFLLNG, translated from the coding sequence ATGACAAATATAAAACCCTCAACTAACAACCAACAACCAACAACAAAAATTTTGGTATTTGATAATTACGACAGCTTCACCTACAATCTCGTTCAGATGATTGAGCAAATTACAAATCAAAAGGTTGATGTTTACCGAAACGATGAAATTTCACTCGAAGAAATTGAGAAATACGACAAAATCATTCTTTCACCAGGACCAGGAATTCCTGAAGAAGCTGGAATTTTATTGGATTTAATTAAAAAATATGCTCCTACAAAATCTATTCTTGGCGTTTGTCTTGGGCAACAAGCGATTGCAGAAGCGTTTGGCGGAAGTTTAATTAATCTCACTGAAATTTATCACGGTGTTGCTACGGAAGCAATTCAAATCAGTGAGCATAAACTTTTCAATGATTTACCGCAGACTTTAGAAGTTGGGCGATATCACAGTTGGGCAGTTAATCCTGAAAACTTTCCTGATGAATTGGAAATTACCAGTACAGACAGCAAAGGAATGATTATGAGCCTGAAACACAAAACATATGATGTTCATGGCGTTCAATACCACCCTGAAAGTATTTTAACACCCGATGGAAAGAAAATTATTGAAAATTTTCTTCTCAATGGTTAA
- a CDS encoding anthranilate synthase component I family protein — protein MFNNTIHIKTTSKKTLGDLQTPMNIYLQIRDKFRDTILLESSDAKSIDNNFSFIAINAIAGIEIKNYHEYEIKFPNENPEKKSLENIEVTQLLNEFSKVFVCEKTDDKIEKTAQSLFGYTSFEAVPFFENIKFKPQSKEVEIPILRYRLYQYVIAINHFNDEMHLIENKIDGVKSEMRLLQDLIKNKNTLVYPFEKDGYETSNLNDAEYLELVDKAHKHCKRGDVFQLVLSRRFEQKFKGDEFNVYRALRNINPSPYLFFFDYGNYKLFGSSPESQLIIKNDKAIIHPIAGTFKRSGDFETDLQSAEALKKDPKENAEHTMLVDLARNDLGKKGKNVTVTKLKEIQFFSHVIHMVSEVTADLEENANPFELVSATFPQGTLSGAPKYKALQLIDEYEKDSRGYYGGCIGMIGLNGDCNQAIMIRTFLSKNNTLFYQAGAGIVAKSIPQNELEEVNNKLNALKKAVEKAEKLV, from the coding sequence ATGTTTAACAATACCATCCATATAAAAACCACTTCAAAAAAAACACTAGGTGATTTACAGACTCCTATGAATATTTATTTGCAGATAAGAGATAAATTTCGCGATACCATTTTGCTTGAAAGTTCAGACGCAAAAAGTATCGACAACAACTTTTCTTTCATCGCTATAAACGCTATTGCCGGAATTGAAATAAAAAATTACCACGAGTATGAAATTAAATTTCCCAATGAAAATCCGGAGAAAAAATCTTTAGAAAACATTGAAGTTACTCAATTGCTTAATGAGTTTTCAAAAGTTTTTGTTTGTGAAAAAACAGATGACAAAATAGAAAAAACGGCGCAAAGTCTTTTTGGATATACTAGTTTTGAAGCGGTTCCGTTTTTTGAAAATATCAAATTCAAACCTCAAAGCAAAGAAGTTGAAATCCCTATTCTTCGTTACAGATTGTACCAATATGTCATTGCTATTAATCATTTTAATGACGAGATGCATCTTATCGAAAATAAAATTGATGGCGTAAAGTCTGAAATGCGCTTATTACAGGATTTAATCAAAAATAAAAACACCCTCGTTTATCCATTTGAAAAAGACGGTTATGAAACTTCAAATCTTAACGATGCAGAATATCTGGAACTGGTAGACAAAGCCCATAAACACTGCAAAAGAGGTGATGTATTTCAATTGGTTTTAAGCAGAAGATTTGAGCAAAAATTTAAAGGAGACGAGTTTAATGTATATCGTGCGTTGAGAAACATCAATCCATCTCCTTATTTATTCTTTTTCGATTATGGAAATTACAAATTATTTGGCTCAAGCCCTGAAAGTCAATTAATTATTAAAAACGATAAAGCAATCATTCATCCTATCGCAGGAACTTTTAAAAGAAGTGGGGATTTCGAAACCGATTTACAATCTGCAGAAGCTTTAAAGAAAGACCCTAAAGAAAATGCAGAACATACCATGTTGGTCGATTTAGCCCGAAACGATTTAGGAAAAAAAGGTAAAAATGTGACGGTTACCAAACTTAAAGAAATCCAGTTTTTCTCTCACGTTATTCACATGGTGAGTGAAGTGACCGCAGATTTGGAAGAAAACGCCAATCCTTTTGAATTGGTTTCTGCAACATTTCCACAAGGAACTTTAAGCGGCGCACCAAAATATAAAGCCCTTCAGCTTATCGATGAATACGAAAAAGATTCGCGTGGTTATTACGGCGGTTGTATCGGAATGATTGGTCTGAATGGAGATTGTAATCAAGCCATTATGATTCGAACATTTCTTAGTAAAAACAATACTTTATTTTATCAGGCAGGAGCAGGCATTGTTGCAAAATCAATTCCTCAAAACGAGCTGGAAGAAGTTAACAATAAATTGAATGCCCTCAAAAAAGCGGTTGAAAAAGCGGAGAAATTAGTTTAA
- a CDS encoding c-type cytochrome, with amino-acid sequence MKQLFLTGVLSLFIVSCSKKEDSQTLSTDSTDISTPVPTNVSGKDLIEASDCMACHNAVERTIGPSYKEIAEKYSEKDIETLASKIIEGGSGVWGSVPMQPHSQISKDDAKKMVEYILSQKK; translated from the coding sequence ATGAAACAACTGTTTTTAACAGGAGTTTTAAGCTTATTTATTGTTTCCTGTTCTAAAAAAGAAGATTCTCAAACTCTATCAACAGATTCTACAGATATTTCAACGCCTGTACCTACTAATGTTTCAGGAAAAGATTTAATAGAAGCTTCTGATTGTATGGCTTGTCATAATGCTGTGGAAAGAACGATAGGACCATCTTATAAAGAAATTGCCGAAAAATATTCTGAAAAAGATATTGAAACGCTGGCTTCAAAAATTATTGAAGGCGGAAGTGGAGTATGGGGAAGTGTTCCTATGCAGCCTCACTCGCAAATTTCTAAAGATGATGCCAAAAAAATGGTAGAATATATTCTAAGTCAGAAGAAATAG
- the rlmF gene encoding 23S rRNA (adenine(1618)-N(6))-methyltransferase RlmF, producing the protein MTEKSTLHPRNLHRNPYDFDLLVSCVPELKHYVFTNSYGTPTINFSIPKAVKLLNKALLEHFYSIKNWDIPDENLCPPIPGRADYIHYLADLLGENSKEIPKGVSVKGLDIGTGANLVYPLLAHQSYGWKMLGTDVNQKSLDNAQKILNENPDFSENIQLKFQSDSNFIFKNILSPEDRFSFSMCNPPFHDSEESAIKGNLRKTRNLKKTKLPKANLNFGGQQSELWCEGGELSFISKMITESTSYSSQILWFTCLVSKQENLYKLTSLLKKIKTVEVKTIDMAQGQKISRILAWTFVPKENRKDWF; encoded by the coding sequence ATGACCGAAAAATCAACTCTGCACCCAAGAAATCTGCACCGAAATCCTTATGATTTTGATTTGCTGGTTTCTTGTGTGCCAGAATTGAAACATTATGTTTTTACCAATTCTTATGGTACACCAACCATTAATTTCAGCATTCCTAAAGCGGTAAAATTGCTTAACAAAGCTTTGCTGGAGCATTTTTATAGTATTAAAAACTGGGATATTCCAGACGAGAATCTTTGTCCGCCAATTCCTGGGCGTGCAGATTACATTCATTATCTCGCAGATTTGCTAGGTGAAAATTCCAAAGAAATTCCGAAAGGTGTATCGGTAAAAGGTTTGGATATTGGTACAGGTGCCAATTTGGTGTATCCTTTACTAGCGCATCAATCTTACGGTTGGAAAATGTTGGGAACCGATGTTAATCAGAAATCTTTAGACAATGCTCAGAAGATTTTAAATGAAAATCCTGATTTTTCTGAAAATATTCAGTTAAAATTTCAATCGGATTCCAATTTTATATTCAAAAATATTCTCTCTCCTGAAGATAGATTCTCATTCTCGATGTGCAATCCGCCTTTTCACGATTCTGAAGAATCTGCAATAAAAGGGAATCTTAGGAAGACAAGAAATCTTAAAAAAACGAAGCTTCCAAAAGCTAATCTCAATTTCGGCGGACAACAATCTGAGTTGTGGTGCGAAGGTGGCGAATTATCTTTTATCTCAAAGATGATTACGGAAAGCACTTCGTATTCCTCACAAATTTTATGGTTTACGTGCCTCGTTTCTAAACAAGAAAATTTGTATAAATTGACTTCCCTTTTGAAAAAAATAAAAACGGTCGAGGTGAAAACGATAGATATGGCTCAAGGTCAGAAAATCAGCAGAATCTTAGCGTGGACTTTTGTTCCCAAGGAAAATAGGAAAGATTGGTTTTAA
- the lysS gene encoding lysine--tRNA ligase, with translation MQLSEQEIIRREKLNKLVEMGINAFPAEEYTITDTTESIKQDFSESKQVKIAGRLMSRRIQGKASFAELQDSTGRIQVYFNRDEICTGEDKTLYNEVYKHLLDIGDIIGIEGELFTTQVGEKTVLVKNFTLLTKSLRPLPLPKVDAEGNTHDGFTDPEMRYRQRYADLVVNPHVKEIFMKRTKLFTAMRNFFNDAGYFEVETPVLQSIPGGAAARPFITHHNALDIPLYLRIANELYLKRLIVGGFDGVYEFSKNFRNEGMDRTHNPEFTAMEIYVAYKDYNWMMDFTEKLLEFCAMQVNGASESTFGEHTISWKAPYPRVSMTEAIQKYTGFDITGKSEQELFDFAKSIGIDVNETMGKGKLIDEIFGEKCEGNFIQPTFITDYPVEMSPLTKKHRSQEGLTERFELMVCGKEIANAYSELNDPIDQRARFEDQLKLAEKGDDEATGFIDEDFLRALEYGMPPTSGLGIGMDRLIMFLTNNPSIQEVLFFPQMKPEKAVPQIELGEDEKIILEILKSGEQIALTEVKTLSKLSGKKWDKASKTLTKGNLVKVEKIDEVVLMKLA, from the coding sequence ATGCAATTATCAGAACAGGAAATCATTAGAAGAGAAAAGCTGAATAAGCTTGTTGAAATGGGAATCAACGCATTCCCAGCGGAAGAATACACGATTACAGATACTACAGAATCTATAAAACAGGATTTTTCTGAAAGTAAACAGGTGAAGATTGCAGGTAGATTGATGTCCCGTAGAATTCAAGGGAAGGCTTCTTTTGCTGAATTGCAGGATTCTACAGGAAGAATTCAGGTTTATTTTAACAGAGATGAAATTTGTACAGGTGAAGATAAAACTTTATACAATGAGGTTTACAAGCACCTTTTAGATATTGGAGATATTATCGGTATTGAAGGAGAATTATTCACCACTCAGGTTGGTGAAAAGACAGTTTTAGTAAAAAACTTTACCCTTTTAACGAAATCTCTTCGCCCGCTTCCGTTGCCAAAAGTAGATGCTGAAGGTAATACACACGACGGTTTTACAGACCCAGAAATGCGTTACAGACAGCGTTATGCGGATTTGGTGGTGAATCCTCATGTGAAAGAAATTTTCATGAAAAGAACAAAATTGTTCACCGCTATGAGGAATTTCTTTAATGACGCAGGATATTTTGAAGTAGAAACTCCGGTTTTACAATCTATTCCTGGGGGAGCAGCAGCACGTCCTTTTATCACGCATCATAATGCTTTAGATATTCCATTATATCTAAGAATTGCAAACGAATTATATCTTAAAAGATTAATCGTTGGTGGTTTTGACGGTGTTTATGAATTCTCAAAAAACTTCAGAAATGAAGGGATGGACAGAACGCATAACCCAGAATTTACAGCGATGGAAATCTATGTAGCTTACAAAGATTACAACTGGATGATGGATTTTACTGAGAAATTATTAGAATTCTGTGCAATGCAGGTTAATGGAGCTTCGGAATCTACTTTTGGAGAACATACCATCAGCTGGAAAGCACCTTATCCAAGAGTTTCTATGACAGAAGCTATTCAAAAATATACAGGTTTTGATATTACAGGAAAGTCTGAACAAGAATTATTTGACTTTGCAAAATCTATCGGAATTGATGTGAACGAAACGATGGGTAAAGGAAAATTAATCGATGAAATATTTGGTGAAAAATGTGAAGGAAACTTCATTCAGCCAACTTTTATCACAGATTATCCGGTAGAAATGTCGCCTTTAACCAAAAAGCACAGAAGTCAGGAAGGTCTGACAGAACGTTTTGAATTAATGGTTTGTGGTAAAGAAATTGCAAATGCATATTCTGAGCTGAATGACCCAATTGACCAAAGAGCACGTTTCGAAGACCAGTTGAAATTGGCTGAAAAAGGTGATGATGAAGCAACAGGATTTATCGATGAAGATTTCTTAAGAGCTCTAGAATATGGGATGCCACCAACGTCAGGTTTAGGAATCGGTATGGATAGATTGATTATGTTCTTAACCAATAATCCATCTATTCAGGAGGTATTATTCTTCCCTCAAATGAAGCCTGAAAAAGCAGTGCCTCAAATCGAATTGGGAGAAGATGAAAAAATAATTCTTGAAATTCTGAAATCAGGAGAGCAGATTGCTTTGACAGAAGTAAAAACTTTAAGTAAATTATCTGGTAAAAAGTGGGACAAGGCTTCTAAAACTTTAACCAAAGGAAACTTGGTGAAAGTGGAGAAGATTGACGAGGTAGTTTTGATGAAATTGGCTTAA
- a CDS encoding OmpA family protein has protein sequence MKYFIFFFLISAGLNAQMMTSVYFEHKSYELNPESKKKLDSLAQLKTSLKFKIFGNCDSSGTNEYNNKLSEDRANIVRHYLQNKISENIQLISVIGLGEAKQINDNSTDELSGKNRRVDVFIENAFAPGEKISRNALPNFLSTEISQMKVKDTFALPNVNFVGGRHVWLPKGQSEIVKLLKILKENPRLEIELQGHICCDYENFDGEDLDLKTFNLSFTRANAIKEFLVKNGIDSNRIIARGLGHLNPVAYPEETELDKTKNRRVEVVLIKK, from the coding sequence ATGAAATACTTCATTTTCTTCTTTTTAATTTCAGCAGGATTGAATGCACAAATGATGACTTCTGTTTATTTTGAGCACAAGTCTTATGAATTAAATCCTGAGTCTAAGAAAAAACTGGATAGTTTAGCACAATTGAAAACCAGCTTAAAATTCAAAATTTTTGGAAATTGTGACTCTTCCGGAACGAATGAATACAATAATAAGCTTTCAGAAGACCGTGCAAATATAGTTCGTCATTATCTTCAGAATAAAATTTCAGAAAATATCCAGTTAATCAGTGTTATTGGTTTGGGAGAAGCAAAGCAAATCAATGACAACAGTACCGATGAATTGAGTGGGAAGAACCGTAGAGTAGATGTTTTTATTGAAAACGCTTTTGCTCCAGGAGAGAAAATTTCAAGAAATGCTTTACCTAATTTTTTAAGTACGGAAATTTCTCAGATGAAAGTAAAAGATACTTTTGCGCTTCCGAATGTCAATTTTGTTGGTGGTCGTCATGTTTGGCTTCCGAAAGGACAATCTGAAATTGTAAAACTTTTAAAAATACTGAAAGAAAATCCTAGATTAGAAATCGAATTGCAAGGACATATTTGCTGCGATTACGAAAATTTTGATGGGGAAGATTTAGATTTAAAAACATTCAATCTTTCGTTTACCCGAGCCAACGCAATCAAAGAATTTCTAGTGAAAAACGGAATAGATTCCAATAGAATTATAGCGAGAGGGCTCGGTCATCTTAATCCTGTAGCATATCCCGAAGAAACAGAATTAGATAAAACTAAAAACCGAAGAGTTGAAGTGGTTTTAATTAAAAAATAA
- a CDS encoding cytochrome d ubiquinol oxidase subunit II — protein sequence MIYVVIGFLWLSVCLYVILGGADFGAGIVELMTKKKNRKHTEKIMYESIAPVWEANHMWLIIAIVILFVGFPEIYTTLSTYLHIPLVLMLVGIIARGTAFTFRHYDAVEDRWQIIYTQIFYYASLLTPFFLGLIAAATVSQSINPDANNFLDLYVFSWLNWFGVAVGLFTVSLCAYLASIFSLRETSDRLELELMIHKSHQTMIFVVITGLLVFLAAYLSDIPLTKWIFSKYLGVMAISFATVALGLILRAMHQKKLLPVRALAGFQIIMILVAATYQHYPDIILLGNGQHLSLLKHIAAPKTISALGWALVLGSLFILPFLFYLMFSFSKASKK from the coding sequence ATGATTTACGTTGTAATTGGTTTTCTATGGCTTTCCGTATGTCTTTATGTGATTTTGGGCGGAGCTGATTTTGGAGCGGGAATCGTAGAATTAATGACCAAAAAGAAAAACAGAAAGCACACTGAAAAAATCATGTACGAGTCGATTGCTCCCGTTTGGGAAGCCAATCATATGTGGCTCATTATTGCGATTGTTATTTTATTTGTAGGATTTCCTGAAATCTATACTACCCTATCAACTTACCTTCATATCCCGCTAGTACTAATGCTGGTTGGAATCATTGCAAGAGGTACTGCATTTACCTTCAGACATTATGATGCGGTAGAAGACCGATGGCAGATTATTTACACGCAGATTTTCTATTACGCAAGTCTCTTAACTCCTTTTTTCTTAGGTTTAATAGCTGCTGCCACCGTTTCACAATCAATCAATCCTGATGCGAATAACTTTTTAGACTTGTATGTTTTTAGTTGGCTCAATTGGTTTGGAGTTGCTGTAGGACTATTCACTGTTTCACTTTGTGCCTATTTAGCATCAATTTTTTCTTTACGTGAAACTAGCGATAGATTGGAATTAGAATTAATGATTCACAAATCACACCAAACAATGATTTTTGTAGTCATTACAGGATTATTGGTGTTTTTAGCCGCCTATCTTTCTGATATTCCTTTAACAAAATGGATTTTCTCAAAATATCTAGGTGTAATGGCAATAAGTTTTGCAACCGTTGCTTTAGGATTAATTTTAAGAGCGATGCATCAGAAAAAACTACTTCCGGTAAGAGCTTTGGCAGGATTTCAAATCATCATGATTTTGGTCGCAGCAACCTATCAGCACTATCCGGATATTATTTTATTAGGAAATGGGCAGCATCTTTCTTTATTAAAACATATTGCAGCTCCAAAGACGATTTCAGCACTAGGCTGGGCTTTGGTTTTAGGTTCACTTTTTATCCTTCCATTTTTGTTTTATCTGATGTTTTCGTTTTCAAAGGCATCAAAGAAATAA
- a CDS encoding cytochrome ubiquinol oxidase subunit I — protein sequence MDDFIAARAQMALSLGFHIIFACVGMVMPFLMAFAHWKYLKTGNEIYKGLTKAWSKGVAILFATGAVSGTMLSFELGLLWPGFMKHAGPIFGMPFSLEGTAFFIEAIAIGFFLYGWDKFNKWFHWFCGFLVGLSGLASGILVVAANAWMNSPTGFDYINGQYLNIDPIKAMFNDAWFPQALHMTVAAFCATGFAVAGVHAFLIMRKKNVEFHTKAFRIAAAFAMIGAFGAPLSGDIAAKSVAERQPIKLAAMEAHFETEKGAAFVLGGIPDEEKGEIRYAIKIPKVLSFLVSNDFNAEVKGLNDFPRDEWPPVAVVHYAFQIMIFFGVVMISIGSLYLYAFFFKKDWLNKNWLLKTFLFATPFGYIALEAGWTVTEVGRQPWIIYGIMKTVDAVTPMPGIQYSFYFFTAIFISLSLIIIFLLRRQIQMVPKLYDPTDPQFNSKNKKS from the coding sequence ATGGATGATTTCATTGCTGCACGCGCCCAAATGGCGCTTTCTTTAGGTTTTCATATCATCTTCGCCTGCGTAGGAATGGTTATGCCTTTTTTAATGGCATTTGCCCATTGGAAATATCTCAAAACCGGAAACGAAATTTATAAAGGGCTTACCAAAGCTTGGAGTAAAGGTGTTGCTATTTTATTTGCTACCGGAGCAGTTTCCGGAACCATGCTTTCATTTGAATTGGGATTGCTTTGGCCAGGGTTTATGAAACACGCCGGACCCATTTTCGGAATGCCATTTTCTTTAGAAGGAACAGCATTTTTTATTGAAGCAATTGCCATTGGTTTTTTTCTTTATGGTTGGGATAAATTTAACAAATGGTTTCACTGGTTTTGCGGATTTCTGGTTGGTTTAAGTGGTTTAGCATCAGGAATTTTAGTAGTTGCTGCCAATGCCTGGATGAATTCACCCACAGGATTTGATTATATCAATGGGCAATACCTCAATATAGACCCTATAAAAGCAATGTTTAATGACGCTTGGTTTCCGCAAGCGCTGCATATGACCGTTGCCGCTTTTTGTGCGACAGGATTTGCTGTTGCAGGAGTTCATGCTTTTTTAATTATGCGAAAGAAAAATGTAGAATTCCATACCAAGGCATTTAGAATTGCGGCTGCGTTTGCAATGATTGGTGCTTTTGGTGCGCCTTTGAGTGGTGATATTGCCGCAAAATCTGTTGCAGAAAGACAACCTATTAAATTAGCCGCAATGGAAGCTCATTTTGAAACCGAAAAAGGAGCTGCTTTTGTTTTAGGCGGAATTCCTGATGAAGAGAAAGGAGAAATTAGATATGCTATAAAAATCCCAAAAGTATTAAGCTTTCTGGTGAGTAATGATTTTAATGCTGAAGTGAAAGGATTGAATGATTTCCCAAGAGATGAATGGCCACCGGTTGCGGTGGTACACTATGCTTTCCAAATTATGATTTTCTTTGGAGTCGTCATGATTAGCATAGGAAGTCTTTATCTTTATGCTTTCTTTTTCAAAAAAGATTGGCTAAATAAAAACTGGTTGTTAAAAACTTTTCTTTTTGCTACCCCTTTCGGATATATTGCTTTAGAAGCAGGCTGGACGGTCACTGAAGTAGGCAGACAGCCTTGGATTATCTATGGAATCATGAAAACCGTTGATGCTGTTACACCAATGCCGGGAATTCAATATTCGTTTTATTTTTTCACGGCTATATTCATTTCATTGTCATTAATTATTATTTTTCTTTTGAGAAGACAGATACAGATGGTTCCCAAACTTTATGACCCTACAGACCCTCAGTTTAATTCTAAAAACAAAAAATCATGA
- the gyrB gene encoding DNA topoisomerase (ATP-hydrolyzing) subunit B has product MSQKQYTASSIQALEGMEHVRLRPSMYIGDVGVRGLHHLVYEVVDNSIDEALAGHCDTILVTIHKGESISVKDNGRGIPVDFHEKEQKSALEVVMTKIGAGGKFDKDSYKVSGGLHGVGVSCVNALSTLLIATVSRDGKLYQQKYSEGKALADVAEIGTTDERGTEVFFQPDGTIFQELVYNYDTLAARMRELSFLNKGITITLVDEREENEDGTFTFEVFHSEGGLKEFVEFIDGNRDSIMEHVIFMEGERENIPIEVAMRYNTSFSENLHSYVNNINTHEGGTHLAGFRRALTRTLKKYADDLGIPAKEKVEITGDDFREGLTAVISVKVMEPQFEGQTKTKLGNSEVSGAVDKIVGEMLTNFLEENPNEAKIIVQKVVLAAKARQAAKKAREMVQRKSPMGGSGLPGKLSDCSSKDPAESELFLVEGDSAGGTAKQGRDRHFQAILPLRGKILNVEKSMLHKVYDNEEIKNIYTALGVSVGTEEDSKALNMAKLRYHKVVIMTDADIDGSHISTLILTFFFRFMKEMIENGYIYIAQPPLYLLKRGNKKIYAYNEKEREEITLQMSPDGKGVEVQRYKGLGEMNPEQLWETTLNPEHRILKQVTIDNAVEADNVFSMLMGDEVPPRREFIEKNAKYAKIDV; this is encoded by the coding sequence ATGAGTCAAAAACAATATACAGCTAGTAGTATCCAGGCGCTTGAAGGCATGGAACACGTTCGATTAAGACCATCTATGTACATTGGAGATGTAGGAGTAAGAGGTCTTCATCACTTGGTTTATGAAGTAGTAGATAACTCTATTGACGAAGCTCTTGCCGGTCATTGTGATACGATATTAGTTACAATACACAAAGGAGAAAGTATCTCTGTAAAAGATAATGGTAGAGGTATTCCTGTAGATTTTCACGAGAAAGAACAAAAATCTGCTCTAGAGGTTGTAATGACTAAGATTGGAGCGGGTGGAAAATTTGATAAAGATTCTTATAAAGTTTCTGGTGGTCTTCACGGGGTAGGTGTTTCTTGTGTGAATGCACTTTCTACCTTATTAATTGCTACAGTTAGCCGTGACGGTAAATTATATCAACAAAAATATTCTGAAGGTAAAGCTTTGGCTGATGTTGCTGAAATAGGAACTACGGATGAGAGAGGAACTGAGGTTTTCTTCCAGCCAGACGGAACTATTTTCCAGGAATTGGTGTATAACTATGATACTCTGGCAGCAAGAATGCGTGAACTTTCTTTCCTAAATAAAGGAATTACAATCACGTTAGTTGACGAAAGAGAAGAAAATGAAGATGGAACTTTCACTTTTGAAGTTTTTCATTCTGAAGGAGGTTTGAAAGAATTCGTTGAGTTTATCGACGGAAACCGTGATTCTATAATGGAACACGTAATTTTCATGGAAGGTGAGAGAGAAAATATTCCTATTGAAGTTGCGATGCGTTACAATACGTCATTCAGCGAAAATTTACATTCTTATGTAAATAATATCAATACTCACGAAGGTGGAACTCACTTAGCTGGTTTTAGACGTGCTTTGACGAGAACGTTGAAAAAATATGCTGATGATTTAGGGATTCCTGCAAAAGAAAAAGTAGAAATTACAGGGGATGATTTCCGTGAAGGTTTGACGGCAGTAATTTCTGTAAAAGTAATGGAACCTCAGTTTGAAGGGCAAACAAAAACTAAATTAGGTAACTCTGAAGTTTCTGGTGCTGTTGATAAGATTGTAGGTGAAATGTTGACCAACTTCTTAGAAGAAAACCCGAACGAAGCAAAAATTATTGTGCAAAAAGTGGTGTTGGCTGCAAAAGCAAGACAGGCTGCAAAAAAAGCACGTGAAATGGTTCAGAGAAAATCTCCGATGGGAGGTTCTGGTTTACCAGGGAAATTATCTGACTGTTCATCAAAAGACCCTGCAGAATCTGAACTATTCTTAGTCGAGGGAGACTCGGCAGGTGGAACGGCAAAGCAGGGTAGAGATAGACATTTTCAGGCTATTCTTCCGTTAAGAGGTAAAATTTTGAATGTTGAGAAATCAATGCTTCATAAAGTTTACGATAACGAAGAAATTAAAAATATTTATACAGCACTTGGTGTATCTGTAGGAACAGAGGAAGATAGCAAAGCTTTAAATATGGCTAAGCTAAGATATCATAAAGTAGTGATTATGACCGATGCTGATATTGACGGTTCTCACATTTCTACTTTGATTCTTACTTTCTTCTTCCGTTTTATGAAGGAAATGATTGAAAATGGATATATTTATATTGCACAACCTCCTTTGTATTTATTAAAGAGAGGAAACAAGAAGATATATGCTTACAACGAGAAAGAACGTGAAGAGATAACTTTACAAATGTCTCCGGACGGAAAAGGAGTAGAGGTACAGCGTTATAAAGGTCTTGGGGAAATGAACCCTGAGCAGCTTTGGGAAACGACTCTAAATCCTGAACACAGAATTCTAAAGCAGGTAACAATTGATAATGCTGTAGAAGCAGATAATGTATTCTCAATGTTGATGGGAGATGAGGTTCCACCAAGAAGAGAGTTTATCGAGAAAAATGCAAAGTATGCGAAAATCGACGTTTAA